One window of the Chitinophaga niabensis genome contains the following:
- a CDS encoding RagB/SusD family nutrient uptake outer membrane protein, with protein MAKGITYVAPVYKVIVVLSMLCLSTSCDKDWLDEKPDKNLTVPETLNDFEAMLDNTAINGRSALSIGEVASDGHYVLESRWASGFDNNLVNAYTWTKNRPNIAIVDWNSPYNFIIVSNVILEGAEKIESTASISEQRNRIIGGALFNRSRQLFELAQVFIPPFNTATASSDIGLPIRTEADITIPTVRSTVKETYDRIIADLLIAKDLLPTTPRYKTRASKPAVFAQLARVYLSMKDYSNAGKYADSCLKIYSTLLDYSKINLNANFIGVFNDEVIFHSLGSAYNILTSSAKIDKSLFDTYAANDLRKKAFFRTESAGTIIFKGNYSNNSTSYFFGLATDEVYLIRAEALARSGAKEDALKYLNLLLKRRYDMTFAPVTAVDANDALVKILKERKKELFLRGQRWTDLRRLNTEQQFSEILTRTIGGNTYTLEPNSYKYTFPIPDDVVQLSGIQQNSGWAK; from the coding sequence ATGGCAAAAGGTATAACATATGTCGCACCAGTATATAAAGTGATTGTAGTATTATCCATGCTTTGTCTATCTACGTCCTGCGATAAAGATTGGCTAGATGAAAAGCCGGATAAGAACTTAACTGTCCCAGAGACATTGAATGATTTTGAAGCAATGTTGGATAATACTGCGATAAATGGAAGAAGCGCTTTAAGCATTGGGGAGGTAGCAAGTGATGGCCATTACGTATTGGAATCAAGATGGGCTTCAGGGTTTGACAATAACCTTGTTAATGCATATACGTGGACAAAAAACAGACCTAACATAGCAATCGTTGATTGGAATTCACCATATAATTTTATTATTGTATCTAATGTAATCCTGGAAGGGGCAGAGAAGATTGAATCAACAGCTAGTATCAGTGAACAGAGAAATAGGATAATAGGAGGAGCTTTATTTAACAGATCTAGGCAGCTCTTCGAATTGGCCCAGGTTTTCATCCCTCCATTTAATACAGCTACCGCCAGTTCCGATATTGGGTTGCCCATAAGGACAGAAGCGGATATTACAATTCCAACAGTGCGGTCAACGGTTAAAGAAACGTATGATAGAATTATAGCCGATCTGTTGATTGCAAAAGATCTATTGCCGACAACTCCCCGATATAAAACCAGGGCTTCAAAACCTGCTGTATTTGCTCAGTTGGCAAGAGTTTATTTGAGCATGAAAGATTATAGTAATGCAGGTAAATATGCAGACTCATGTCTTAAGATCTATAGCACTTTGTTGGATTATAGTAAAATTAACTTAAATGCCAATTTTATAGGAGTATTCAACGATGAAGTTATTTTTCACAGCCTGGGAAGTGCTTATAACATTCTTACATCCTCTGCCAAAATTGATAAATCCCTGTTTGATACCTATGCGGCTAACGATTTGAGAAAAAAGGCTTTCTTCAGGACGGAGAGCGCAGGGACAATTATATTCAAGGGTAATTATAGCAATAATAGTACCTCCTATTTCTTTGGGCTTGCAACTGATGAAGTTTATCTTATCCGCGCGGAAGCTTTAGCCCGATCTGGTGCAAAAGAAGATGCACTAAAGTATTTAAATTTACTTCTTAAAAGGAGATATGATATGACATTTGCGCCCGTAACTGCAGTGGATGCAAATGACGCTTTAGTGAAAATTCTTAAAGAACGAAAGAAGGAGTTATTTCTTAGAGGACAACGATGGACTGATTTAAGGCGCCTTAATACTGAACAACAGTTTTCTGAGATATTAACGAGAACGATCGGAGGAAATACTTATACACTTGAGCCTAATAGTTATAAATATACTTTCCCTATACCAGATGATGTAGTGCAGTTATCCGGTATTCAACAGAATTCTGGATGGGCGAAATGA